The Henckelia pumila isolate YLH828 chromosome 2, ASM3356847v2, whole genome shotgun sequence genome includes a window with the following:
- the LOC140880226 gene encoding uncharacterized protein, with protein sequence MSKGVLSSIKTMFKIDITIQMIHAFSKSQNTCIKRCQDTFFKQISSISRGSLPSNTEKNPRDINAILAVNRSQVEPKEKTVDEEEAMEPIIEKGTEDAPKHVESSPTGKKGTVIRGSIRNLFHRNNA encoded by the exons ATGAGCAAGGGGGTTTTGTCAAGTATAAAAACAATGTTCAAGATTGATATCACAATCCAAATGATTCATGCTTTCTCAAAATCACAGAACACCTGCATCAAGAGGTGTCAAGATACATTTTTCAAACAAATATCATCTATAAGCCGAG GGTCgttgcctagcaatactgagaagAATCCAAGAGACATCAATGCTATTCTGGCGGTTAATAGATCGCAAGTTGAGCCAAAGGAGAAGACTGTTGATGAAGAGGAAGCAATGGAGCCAATCATTGAAAAAGGGACGGAGGATGCACCAAAACATGTGGAATCGTCGCCTacgggcaagaaag GAACAGTTATCCGTGGATCCATTAGAAATCTGTTTCATAGGAACAATGCTTGA
- the LOC140880224 gene encoding protein CHROMATIN REMODELING 24 isoform X2, translated as MADGEKKPPLSLNQLHNRFLLDRSASRSTRKPISQPSSSSSFRVSLKDDDDNNEEVPRLDFDTPSPPVQVQSSNPHESNLFAKEDGKAHEINPTSDSYNHKSGEKPVKLKIEGRRRLCKISVNNNNNASVGKSWAKAEEPNFEGISDFDSPVQMNKACESSGGEIRDILNDLSSRLEVLSIEKKIVPPKKEGSVKDCTEFIRGKLYDVIIKDDIPENKRAISSSLLSSNSLKGSLREATVGGAGRNEHQKKKEVSIDVDTHSYVGITGRTMYDLEGLRNGEIMRASSEESHPHQFKREKKYGNSGHYVVLGEQKNVKQVNGKQEKIIDLSDCESEEDTLDDHLDDFTLSGPKYTYRLPDKIAKMLFPHQREGLKWLWSLHSMGKGGILGDDMGLGKTMQICGFIAGLFHSNLIKRVLVVAPKTLLTHWVRELSVVGLSEKTREYFATCAKTRHYELQYVLQDKGILLTTYDIVRNNVKSLCGDYHKFYDGEEDEVTWDYMILDEGHLIKNPSTQRAKSLLQIPCRRRIIISGTPLQNNLKELWALFNFCCPELLGDKQEFKEKYEYFISRGNEKNASDREKRIGSSVAKKLRDCIQPYFLRRMKSEVFSNDTTLSKKNEVVIWLRLTQCQRQLYEAFLKSEIVISACDGSPLAALTILKKICDHPLLLTKRAAEDVLEGMDSVMNQEDHHVAEKLAMHIADVTERFDLVEKQDISCKISFVLSLLGDLIPKGHNVLIFSQTRKMLNLLQESLISNDYQYMRIDGTTKISDRAKLVKDFQEGSGAPIFLLTSQVGGLGLTLTNADRVIVVDPAWNPSTDNQSVDRAYRIGQNKDVIVYRLMTCGTVEEKIYRKQVFKGGLFRSATEHKEQTRYFSQQDLRDLFSLPKQGFDISPTQQQLLEEHDRQHTMEKSLKAHVEFLETLNIAGVSQHSLLFSKTAPVQEVEVEEEVGRLKASTFYGKASTRPPREQNVDGAEYAFNPKDAIMFQRNSSPAVTEPSEKEIRDKITRLSQLLASKAVVSNLSDKGEKLQKQIAALSLQLDQLRVAKSSEVIEL; from the exons GAGAAAAACCAGTTAAGCTAAAAATTGAGGGAAGGCGTCGCCTTTGTAAAATTTCAGTGAATAATAATAACAACGCTTCTGTGGGAAAGAGTTGGGCAAAAGCTGAAGAGCCAAATTTTGAGGGGATCTCAGATTTTGATTCACCTGTTCAGATGAATAAAGCATGTGAGAGTTCTGGAGGTGAAATCCGGGATATATTAAATGATCTGAGCTCAAGGCTTGAGGTACTTTCTATTGAGAAGAAAATTGTTCCTCCTAAAAAGGAAGGTTCCGTCAAGGATTGCACAGAATTCATTAGAGGTAAATTATATGATGTGATCATCAAAGATGACATCCCTGAAAATAAGAGGGCTATTTCTTCATCTTTGCTTTCATCTAATTCCCTAAAAGGTTCACTCAGAGAGGCTACAGTTGGAGGTGCTGGTAGAAATGAGcatcaaaagaaaaaagaagTTAGTATTGATGTTGACACTCATAGTTATGTTGGTATAACCGGTAGAACCATGTATGATCTTGAAGGGCTTAGGAACGGTGAAATTATGAGGGCCAGTTCAGAAGAATCTCATCCTCACCAAttcaaaagagaaaaaaaatatgggAATTCGGGACATTATGTGGTTTTGGGTGAACAGAAAAATGTCAAACAAGTGAATGGGAAGCAAGAGAAGATTATTGATTTATCTGATTGTGAATCTGAGGAGGATACATTGGATGATCACTTAGACGACTTCACTCTTAGTGGTCCAAAATATACGTATAGGTTACCTGATAAAATCGCTAAAATGCTATTTCCTCATCAGCGTGAAGGACTAAAGTGGCTCTGGTCTCTTCATTCTATGGGTAAGGGTGGTATCTTAGGTGATGATATGGGACTTGGCAAGACGATGCAG ATTTGTGGCTTTATAGCAGGACTTTTTCACTCCAATTTAATTAAGAGAGTGTTGGTTGTAGCCCCAAAAACTCTGTTAACCCACTGGGTCCGTGAGCTGTCAGTTGTTGGGCTATCTGAGAAAACGAGAGA GTATTTTGCAACATGCGCCAAAACACGACAttatgaacttcaatatgtgcTTCAG GACAAAGGTATTCTTCTAACAACTTATGACATTGTGAGGAATAATGTAAAATCTCTGTGTGGGGATTACCATAAATTTTATGATGGAGAAGAAGATGAAGTGACGTGGGATTATATGATACTTGATGAG GGCCATCTTATTAAAAATCCAAGCACTCAAAGAGCAAAAAGTTTACTTCAGATACCTTGTCGTCGTCGTATCATTATCAGTGGCACACCACTGCAGAACAATCTGAAG GAACTATGGGCACTGTTCAATTTTTGCTGTCCTGAGCTGCTTGGCGACAAACAAGA GTTTAAGGAGAAATATGAGTACTTCATTAGTCGAGGAAATGAGAAAAATGCCTCTGACCGGGAAAAGCGTATTGGTTCATCGGTTGCAAAG AAATTGAGAGACTGCATTCAACCATATTTTTTGAGACGTATGAAATCTGAGGTATTTAGTAATGATACCACACTGTCCAAGAAGAACGAGGTGGTAATCTGGCTACGGTTAACTCAATGTCAG CGTCAACTTTATGAAGCTTTCTTAAAGAGCGAGATTGTCATCTCAGCCTGTGATGGGTCCCCTCTTGCCGCACTCACG atcttaaaaaaaatatgtgatCATCCACTTCTACTGACAAAAAGAGCTGCTGAAGATGTTTTGGAAGGGATGGACTCAGTTATGAACCAGGAAGATCATCATGTTGCTGAAAAATTGGCAATGCACATTGCTGATGTTACTGAGAGATTTGACCTTGTAGAGAAGCAAGACATCTCTTGCAAAATATCATTTGTGTTATCTTTGTTG GGTGATCTAATTCCCAAAGGACACAATGTACTTATATTTTCACAAACGCGAAAGATGCTTAATTTACTTCAG GAATCTTTGATTTCCAATGACTACCAGTACATGCGGATAGATGGGACTACGAAAATAAGTGATAGAGCTAAACTTGTTAAG GATTTTCAAGAGGGCAGTGGAGCACCAATCTTTCTTTTGACTTCCCAGGTTGGTGGATTGGGCCTTACACTTACAAATGCAGATCGTGTGATTGTCGTTGATCCTGCATGGAATCCAAG CACTGATAATCAGAGCGTTGATCGTGCATATCGTATTGGGCAGAATAAGGATGTTATTGTGTACAGATTGATGACATGTGGCACTGTTGAAGAGAAAATTTACAGAAAACAG GTATTTAAAGGAGGATTATTCAGAAGTGCAACTGAGCATAAAGAACAAACTCGTTATTTCAGCCAACAG GATCTGCGGGATCTGTTCAGTTTGCCCAAACAAGGATTTGACATATCACCCACTCAGCAACAGTTGCTTGAAGAACATGATCGCCAACATACGAT GGAGAAATCTCTCAAAGCTCATGTAGAGTTCCTTGAAACTCTCAACATAGCTGGAGTAAGCCAACATAGCTTGCTCTTCTCCAAAACAGCACCTGTACAAGAAGTTGAGGTAGAAGAGGAAGTGGGAAG GTTAAAGGCAAGCACATTCTATGGGAAGGCATCTACACGCCCACCTCGTGAACAAAATGTTGATGG TGCAGAATATGCTTTTAACCCCAAGGATGCCATTATGTTTCAAAGGAATTCTTCACCCGCTGTCACTGAGCCATCAGAAAAGGAAATCAGGGATAAAATTACTCGCTTGTCTCAGCTGTTAGCTAGTAAG GCTGTCGTCTCAAATCTTTCTGATAAAGGAGAGAAGTTACAGAAGCAAATAGCTGCATTGAGCCTTCAGCTAGATCAACTTCGAGTTGCAAAAAGTAGCGAGGTTATCGAATTGTAA